A genomic region of Mycobacterium senriense contains the following coding sequences:
- a CDS encoding FUSC family protein, with protein sequence MGASRRAVPSLVLAAARAGSKRLRLVWFNLVQTAVAAGLSWYLTHDVLEHPQPFFAPIAAAVSLSTSNVLRAQRAIQMMIGVTLGIGVGSLAQGLLGPGEVPIAVAALVALGAAVFIGGGFIGHGMMFANQTAVSAILVLALYHGGVGLERIFDALVGGAVAIVFAVLLFPADPLSVLRNARVGVLGVLHDVLSRAAVVAIRRQAASPEWPLTAVDRVHGQLSGLLEARTTARQVVIVAPRRWGLRDAVLAADHQAVHVALLAGSVLQLARAVAPEVDGWREPLPQPVYTVLMTLAAATALAEPDPAGACAYIASARHHAAELQSGARGETQVILADVVSACVDDLQRVIDLRHV encoded by the coding sequence GTGGGCGCGTCGCGGCGGGCGGTCCCATCGCTGGTTCTCGCCGCCGCGCGCGCGGGCAGCAAACGGCTGCGGCTGGTCTGGTTCAACCTGGTACAGACCGCCGTGGCCGCGGGCCTGTCCTGGTACCTGACCCACGACGTCCTGGAGCACCCGCAGCCGTTCTTCGCGCCGATCGCCGCCGCGGTGTCGTTGTCGACCAGCAACGTGCTGCGCGCGCAACGCGCCATCCAGATGATGATCGGGGTGACCCTGGGGATCGGGGTGGGTTCGCTGGCGCAGGGCCTGCTGGGTCCCGGCGAGGTGCCCATCGCGGTCGCCGCGCTGGTGGCGCTGGGCGCCGCGGTGTTCATCGGGGGCGGCTTCATCGGTCACGGCATGATGTTCGCCAACCAGACCGCGGTGTCGGCGATCCTGGTGCTGGCCCTGTACCACGGCGGCGTCGGGCTGGAACGCATCTTCGATGCGCTGGTCGGCGGTGCGGTGGCCATCGTCTTCGCCGTCCTGCTGTTTCCCGCCGACCCGCTGTCGGTGCTGCGCAACGCCCGCGTCGGCGTGCTCGGGGTGCTGCATGACGTGCTGTCTCGCGCCGCGGTCGTCGCCATCAGACGCCAAGCGGCCTCACCGGAGTGGCCGCTGACCGCCGTTGACCGCGTGCACGGACAGCTCAGCGGACTGCTCGAGGCACGCACCACCGCTCGCCAGGTCGTCATCGTCGCGCCGCGACGATGGGGTCTGCGGGACGCGGTCCTGGCCGCCGACCACCAGGCCGTGCACGTGGCCCTGCTGGCCGGCTCGGTGTTGCAATTGGCCCGCGCCGTCGCCCCCGAGGTGGACGGGTGGCGTGAGCCGCTTCCGCAGCCCGTGTACACGGTGCTGATGACGCTCGCGGCCGCGACCGCTCTCGCTGAACCCGACCCCGCCGGCGCCTGTGCGTACATCGCCTCGGCGCGTCATCACGCCGCCGAGCTGCAGTCCGGCGCGCGTGGGGAAACGCAGGTGATCCTCGCCGACGTCGTCAGCGCCTGCGTCGACGACCTGCAACGGGTCATCGATCTTCGCCACGTCTGA
- a CDS encoding aldolase, translating to MASTFTESKSELMRRAAEQLTANVADSQLTTRQKLALTCRALFDAGHDSGLAGQITARAEADGTYYTQRLGLGFDEITDGNLLLVDEDLNVLDGDGIANPANRFHSWIYRARPDVQCIVHTHAFHVAALSMLEVPLIVSHMDITPLYDDCAFLPKWPGVPVGNEEGEIISAALGDKKAVLLAHHGHVIAGASVEEACSLGILIERAAKLQLTAMAAGTVKELPEELAREAHDWTLSPQRSRANFAYYARRALVRHPDVLTS from the coding sequence ATGGCCAGCACGTTCACCGAGTCGAAGTCCGAATTGATGCGCCGGGCCGCCGAGCAGTTGACGGCGAACGTCGCCGATTCGCAGTTGACCACCCGCCAGAAGCTGGCTCTGACGTGCCGGGCGCTGTTCGACGCCGGGCATGACTCCGGGCTGGCCGGGCAGATCACCGCCCGCGCCGAGGCGGACGGCACCTACTACACCCAGCGGCTGGGCCTGGGGTTCGACGAGATCACCGACGGCAACCTGCTGCTGGTCGACGAGGACCTCAACGTCCTCGACGGGGATGGAATCGCGAACCCCGCCAACCGTTTTCACAGCTGGATCTATCGCGCCCGGCCCGACGTCCAGTGCATCGTGCACACCCACGCCTTTCACGTGGCGGCGCTGTCGATGCTGGAAGTCCCGCTGATCGTCTCCCACATGGACATCACGCCGCTCTACGACGACTGCGCGTTCCTGCCGAAATGGCCGGGCGTGCCGGTCGGCAACGAAGAGGGCGAGATCATCAGCGCCGCCCTCGGCGACAAGAAGGCGGTGCTGCTGGCGCATCACGGCCACGTCATCGCCGGTGCCAGCGTCGAGGAGGCGTGCTCGTTGGGAATCCTGATCGAACGCGCCGCCAAACTGCAGCTGACCGCCATGGCCGCAGGCACCGTCAAGGAACTACCCGAAGAACTGGCCCGCGAGGCGCACGACTGGACGCTGTCACCGCAGCGCAGCCGCGCCAACTTCGCCTACTACGCCCGCCGGGCTCTGGTCCGGCACCCCGACGTGTTGACCAGCTGA
- a CDS encoding SRPBCC family protein: protein MFPCERVDTSFADADAVAGRYRFRNSVDLAITPERLFEVLSEAQSWPRWATVITKVTWTSPEPRGVGTTRVVEMRGGIVGNEEFIAWEPFTHMAFRFNECSTRSVAAFAEDYRVEAIPGGCRLTWTMAQKPAGPAKLAMVVVGPLLNLALRRYLRNLRSYTDSLATRQR, encoded by the coding sequence ATGTTCCCGTGCGAGCGCGTCGATACGAGCTTCGCCGACGCTGATGCCGTTGCGGGCCGTTACCGCTTCCGCAACAGCGTCGACCTGGCCATCACCCCCGAGCGGCTGTTCGAGGTGCTCTCCGAGGCCCAGTCCTGGCCGCGGTGGGCGACGGTGATCACCAAGGTGACCTGGACCAGTCCCGAGCCGCGCGGCGTCGGGACCACCCGCGTCGTGGAGATGCGCGGCGGCATCGTCGGCAACGAGGAATTCATCGCGTGGGAACCGTTCACGCACATGGCGTTCCGATTCAATGAATGCTCGACCCGCTCCGTGGCGGCCTTCGCCGAGGATTACCGGGTCGAGGCCATCCCGGGTGGCTGCCGGCTGACGTGGACCATGGCCCAGAAACCGGCCGGACCGGCGAAGCTGGCGATGGTCGTGGTGGGGCCGTTGCTGAACCTGGCCCTGCGCCGCTACCTGCGCAACCTGCGCAGCTACACCGACTCCCTTGCGACCCGGCAACGTTAG
- a CDS encoding MmcQ/YjbR family DNA-binding protein, whose amino-acid sequence MATWGDVARIVGELALTSEPSPHDWRVGKKLLAWERPLRPSEREALERDSPQRPQGDILGVRVSDEGVKFALIDDEPGTYFTTPHFDGYPAVLVNLAEISVRDLEELITEAWLTQAPRKLVQEFLADSR is encoded by the coding sequence GTGGCCACGTGGGGCGACGTCGCCCGCATCGTTGGTGAGCTGGCACTCACCTCCGAGCCGTCACCGCATGACTGGCGGGTCGGCAAGAAATTGCTGGCCTGGGAGCGGCCGCTGCGGCCCTCCGAGCGCGAGGCGCTGGAGCGCGACAGCCCTCAACGGCCGCAGGGCGACATCCTCGGCGTTCGGGTTTCCGACGAGGGCGTCAAGTTCGCGTTGATCGACGACGAGCCCGGGACTTACTTCACCACACCGCATTTCGACGGCTATCCCGCGGTGCTGGTCAACCTGGCCGAAATTTCGGTGCGTGACCTCGAGGAGCTGATCACCGAGGCGTGGCTGACCCAGGCGCCGCGGAAATTGGTTCAGGAGTTCCTCGCCGACTCGCGCTGA
- the ypfJ gene encoding KPN_02809 family neutral zinc metallopeptidase — protein sequence MTFNEGMQIDTSTASSSGGGGMGMAMGGGGLGLLILIGALFLGVDPGRVMNSQQTNTGGYSAPGFDLSQCKTGADANKYVQCRVVATGNSVDAVWHQLLQGYTRPRVRLFTGSVETGCGHATTAVGPFYCPVDKTAYFDTDFFKELVDRFGSSGGPFAQEYVVAHEYGHHVQNLQGLLGRSQQGAQGAGGNGVRTELQADCYAGIWAHYASTVKQESTGVPYLEPLSDKDISDALSAAASVGDDRIQKESTGRVNPESWTHGSSEQRQKWFTTGYQTGDPKQCDTFSAPDLG from the coding sequence ATGACCTTCAACGAGGGCATGCAGATCGACACCAGCACCGCGTCCTCGTCCGGTGGGGGCGGCATGGGAATGGCCATGGGGGGTGGGGGCCTCGGGCTGCTCATTCTCATCGGCGCGCTGTTCTTGGGCGTCGATCCCGGCCGCGTGATGAACTCCCAGCAGACGAACACCGGTGGCTACTCGGCGCCCGGGTTCGACCTGAGCCAGTGCAAGACGGGCGCCGACGCCAACAAGTACGTGCAATGCCGCGTGGTCGCGACGGGCAACTCGGTGGACGCGGTGTGGCACCAGCTGCTGCAGGGTTACACCCGTCCCCGCGTCCGGCTGTTCACCGGATCGGTGGAGACCGGCTGCGGACACGCGACGACCGCGGTCGGGCCGTTCTACTGCCCGGTGGACAAGACGGCGTATTTCGACACCGACTTCTTCAAGGAGCTGGTCGATCGATTCGGTTCCAGCGGTGGGCCGTTCGCCCAGGAGTATGTGGTCGCCCACGAATACGGTCACCACGTGCAGAACCTGCAGGGTCTGCTGGGCCGCTCGCAGCAGGGTGCGCAGGGCGCCGGCGGCAACGGCGTGCGCACCGAGCTACAGGCCGACTGCTACGCCGGGATCTGGGCGCACTACGCCTCCACGGTCAAGCAGGAGAGCACCGGCGTGCCCTACCTGGAACCGTTGAGCGACAAGGACATTTCGGATGCCCTCTCGGCCGCGGCGTCGGTGGGCGACGACCGCATCCAGAAGGAATCCACCGGCCGGGTCAATCCCGAGTCCTGGACGCACGGTTCGTCCGAACAGCGGCAGAAGTGGTTCACCACCGGTTACCAGACCGGTGACCCGAAGCAGTGCGACACCTTCTCCGCGCCCGACCTGGGTTAG
- a CDS encoding zinc-binding metallopeptidase family protein, producing MRDFTCPKCGQRLTFENSTCLNCGSALGFSLDQMALLVISEDDTGEHAGFVPASEYQLCANLLLAECNWLVPVNTPRLLCPSCALTIERPNDADTVGMAEFARAEAAKRRLIAELHELKLPIVGRDRDPDYGLAFRLLSSAHEKVMTGHENGVIIIDLAEGDDAHREQLRVEMDEPYRTLLGHFRHEIGHYYYYRLIAPVTDYVQRFNELFGDHEADYSAALDRHYSEGAPEGWQEDFVSSYATMHPAEDWAETFAHYLHIRDTLDTSAWCGLAPASATFDRPALGPSAFQTIIDMWLPLSWSLNMVNRSMGHDDLYPFVLPAAVLEKMKFIHTVIDEVTSEARGRASIAG from the coding sequence ATGCGTGACTTCACCTGCCCCAAGTGCGGCCAGCGCCTCACCTTCGAGAACTCCACCTGCCTGAATTGCGGTAGCGCGCTGGGGTTTTCGCTCGACCAGATGGCGCTGCTGGTGATCTCGGAGGACGACACAGGCGAGCACGCCGGCTTCGTGCCCGCCAGCGAGTATCAGCTGTGCGCCAATTTACTTCTCGCCGAATGCAATTGGCTGGTTCCCGTCAACACCCCCCGGCTGCTGTGCCCGTCGTGCGCGCTGACCATCGAACGGCCCAATGACGCCGACACCGTCGGGATGGCCGAGTTCGCGCGGGCCGAGGCGGCCAAACGCAGGCTGATCGCCGAGCTGCACGAGCTGAAGCTGCCGATCGTCGGGCGTGACAGGGATCCCGACTACGGGCTGGCCTTCCGGCTGCTGTCCAGCGCGCACGAGAAGGTGATGACCGGGCACGAGAACGGGGTCATCATCATCGATTTGGCCGAGGGCGACGACGCGCACCGCGAGCAGCTGCGCGTCGAAATGGACGAGCCGTACCGGACCCTGCTTGGGCATTTCCGCCACGAGATCGGGCATTACTACTACTACCGGCTGATCGCGCCGGTCACCGACTACGTGCAGCGGTTCAACGAGCTGTTCGGCGACCACGAAGCCGACTACTCCGCGGCGCTCGACCGCCACTACAGCGAGGGTGCTCCCGAGGGCTGGCAGGAGGACTTCGTATCGTCCTATGCCACCATGCATCCCGCCGAGGACTGGGCCGAGACGTTCGCCCACTACCTGCACATCCGTGACACGCTGGACACGTCGGCGTGGTGCGGGCTCGCCCCGGCGTCGGCCACCTTCGACCGGCCCGCCTTGGGCCCCAGCGCTTTTCAGACCATCATCGACATGTGGCTGCCGCTGTCGTGGTCGCTGAACATGGTGAACCGGTCGATGGGCCACGACGACCTGTACCCGTTCGTGCTGCCGGCCGCGGTGCTGGAGAAGATGAAGTTCATCCACACCGTGATCGACGAAGTGACCTCGGAGGCCCGCGGTCGCGCGTCGATAGCGGGCTAG
- the aspS gene encoding aspartate--tRNA ligase, with protein MGERECFVLRSHAAGSLRSSDAGQQVTLAGWVARRRDHGGVIFIDLRDASGIAQVVFREADVLAQAHRLRAEFCVAVTGVVEIRPEGNANPEIATGDIEVNATTLTVLGESAPLPFQLDEPAGEELRLKYRYLDLRRDGPAEAIRLRSKVNAAARSVLAQHDFVEIETPTITRSTPEGARDFLVPARLHPGSFYALPQSPQLFKQLLMVAGMERYYQIARCYRDEDFRADRQPEFTQLDMELSFVDAEDVIAISEEILSALWALIGYDIPTPIPRISYADAMRRFGSDKPDMRFGLELVDCTEFFKDTTFRVFQAPYVGAVVMPGGASQPRRTLDGWQEWAKQRGHRGLAYVLIADDGTLGGPVAKNLSDAERDGLAAQVGAKPGDCVFFSAGPAKPSRALLGAARGEIAHRLDLIDPDAWAFVWVVDPPLFEPADDATAAGDVAVGSGAWTAVHHAFTSPKPGHEGGIETDTGNVLADAYDIVCNGNEIGGGSIRIHRRDIQERVFAVMGLDHAEAQEKFGFLLEAFTFGAPPHGGIAFGWDRINALLSGVDSIREVIAFPKTGGGVDPLTNAPAPITAQQRKESGIDVKPEKVDRA; from the coding sequence CTGGGTGAAAGGGAGTGTTTCGTGCTGCGCAGTCACGCCGCGGGTTCGCTGAGGAGTAGTGACGCCGGGCAGCAGGTGACGCTGGCGGGCTGGGTGGCCCGTCGCCGCGACCACGGCGGCGTCATCTTCATCGACCTGCGCGACGCCTCCGGGATCGCCCAGGTGGTGTTCCGCGAGGCTGACGTGCTGGCCCAGGCGCACCGGCTGCGCGCCGAGTTCTGTGTCGCGGTCACCGGTGTGGTCGAAATACGCCCCGAGGGCAACGCCAACCCCGAGATCGCCACCGGCGACATCGAGGTCAACGCCACCACGCTGACCGTGCTGGGGGAGAGCGCGCCGCTGCCGTTCCAGCTCGACGAGCCGGCCGGCGAGGAGCTGCGGCTGAAGTATCGCTACCTGGACCTGCGCCGCGACGGCCCGGCCGAGGCAATCCGCTTGCGCTCCAAGGTGAATGCCGCAGCGCGGTCGGTGCTGGCACAACATGACTTCGTCGAGATCGAAACCCCGACGATCACCCGGTCGACCCCGGAGGGGGCGCGCGACTTCCTGGTGCCGGCCCGGTTGCACCCCGGCTCGTTCTACGCGCTGCCGCAGAGCCCGCAGCTGTTCAAGCAGCTGCTGATGGTGGCCGGCATGGAGCGCTACTACCAGATCGCCCGCTGCTACCGCGACGAGGATTTCCGCGCCGACCGCCAGCCGGAGTTCACCCAGCTCGACATGGAGCTGAGCTTCGTCGACGCCGAGGATGTCATCGCCATCTCCGAGGAGATCCTGTCCGCGCTGTGGGCGCTGATCGGGTATGACATCCCGACGCCCATCCCGCGGATCAGCTACGCCGACGCGATGCGACGATTCGGCTCCGACAAGCCCGACATGCGTTTCGGGCTGGAGCTCGTCGACTGCACAGAGTTCTTCAAAGACACCACTTTCCGCGTTTTTCAGGCCCCGTACGTCGGGGCCGTGGTGATGCCCGGCGGGGCGTCGCAGCCGCGGCGCACGCTGGACGGCTGGCAGGAGTGGGCCAAGCAGCGCGGTCACCGCGGACTGGCCTACGTGCTGATCGCCGACGACGGGACGCTGGGCGGTCCGGTCGCCAAGAACCTGTCCGACGCGGAACGTGACGGGTTGGCCGCGCAGGTCGGGGCGAAGCCGGGGGACTGCGTCTTCTTCTCGGCGGGCCCGGCCAAGCCGTCGCGGGCCCTGCTCGGGGCGGCCCGCGGCGAGATCGCCCACCGGCTGGACCTGATCGATCCCGACGCCTGGGCGTTCGTCTGGGTGGTGGACCCGCCGCTGTTCGAGCCCGCCGACGACGCGACCGCCGCCGGCGACGTCGCCGTCGGGTCGGGGGCGTGGACCGCGGTGCACCACGCGTTCACCTCACCCAAGCCCGGGCACGAGGGCGGCATCGAGACCGACACCGGCAACGTGCTCGCCGACGCCTACGACATCGTCTGCAACGGCAACGAGATCGGCGGCGGATCGATCCGTATCCACCGCCGCGACATCCAGGAGCGGGTGTTCGCGGTGATGGGCCTGGACCACGCCGAAGCCCAGGAGAAATTCGGATTCCTGTTGGAGGCCTTCACTTTTGGCGCGCCCCCGCACGGCGGCATCGCGTTCGGCTGGGACCGGATCAACGCGCTGCTGTCCGGGGTCGACTCCATCCGCGAGGTCATCGCCTTCCCGAAGACCGGCGGCGGCGTCGACCCACTCACCAACGCGCCGGCGCCCATCACCGCCCAGCAGCGCAAGGAGTCCGGAATAGACGTAAAACCCGAGAAGGTTGACCGGGCATGA
- a CDS encoding transglutaminase family protein has product MPAEPGEPGIGVARRHRVTHRTEYRYSDVVTSSYGRGFLTPRDSLRQRCVAHRLIIDPAPADSSTSEDSYGNISSYFHVTEPHRALKVTSDSIVDVYPPGPDPYTGGPAGQPWEAARPAGQAGALATEFTLDLNPPEITDDVRDYAAPSFTPGRPLIEVLRDLTSRIFTDFTYRSGSTTISTGVNEVLAAREGVCQDFARLAIACLRANGLAASYVSGYLATDPPPGKDRMIGIDATHAWAAVWTPQQPGQFEWLGLDPTNDQMVDERYIIVGRGRDYADVPPLRGIIYTNSEHSVIDVAVDVVPYEGEVLHA; this is encoded by the coding sequence TTGCCAGCAGAACCAGGCGAACCGGGGATCGGGGTCGCGCGCCGCCACCGGGTGACCCACCGCACCGAGTACCGCTACTCCGACGTCGTGACGAGCTCTTACGGCCGCGGATTTCTCACCCCGCGCGACTCGCTGCGGCAGCGCTGTGTCGCGCATCGGCTGATCATCGACCCGGCCCCCGCCGACAGCTCCACCAGCGAGGACAGCTACGGCAACATCAGCTCCTATTTTCACGTCACCGAGCCGCACCGGGCCCTGAAGGTGACCAGCGACTCGATCGTCGACGTCTATCCGCCCGGCCCGGATCCGTATACCGGCGGGCCGGCGGGGCAGCCGTGGGAGGCGGCCCGGCCCGCCGGGCAAGCCGGAGCGCTGGCGACCGAGTTCACCCTGGATCTCAATCCGCCCGAGATCACCGACGACGTCCGCGACTACGCCGCGCCCAGCTTCACCCCCGGGCGCCCGCTGATCGAGGTGTTGCGGGACCTGACGTCGCGCATCTTCACCGATTTCACCTACCGGTCGGGGTCGACGACGATTTCCACCGGGGTCAATGAGGTTCTGGCCGCCCGCGAAGGGGTATGTCAAGACTTTGCCAGGCTGGCGATTGCCTGCCTGCGAGCCAACGGGTTGGCGGCCAGTTACGTATCCGGGTACCTGGCCACCGATCCGCCTCCCGGAAAGGATCGGATGATCGGCATCGACGCCACCCACGCCTGGGCGGCGGTGTGGACTCCGCAGCAGCCCGGCCAATTCGAGTGGCTGGGGCTCGATCCCACCAACGACCAGATGGTCGACGAGCGCTACATCATCGTGGGCCGGGGGCGTGACTACGCGGACGTCCCGCCGCTTCGGGGCATCATCTACACCAACTCGGAGCACAGTGTGATCGACGTCGCAGTCGACGTGGTGCCCTACGAAGGTGAAGTGCTGCATGCGTGA
- a CDS encoding helix-turn-helix domain-containing protein, with protein sequence MTALLRAVRKQRGLTLEELARQTGLTKSYLSKIERRCSTPSIAVALKVAKALDVDVGRLFSEEAAQENITVERATGDAEGERYRALASSLLGKSMSPFVVRPTEQLADDPHPEHGGQEFMFVHAGTVELDYGDQTFTLEPGDSAYFDASISHKIRAVGAERAEVVVVAHAEPGARGTRDIFVS encoded by the coding sequence GTGACCGCACTGCTGCGCGCGGTCCGCAAGCAACGCGGCTTGACCCTGGAGGAGTTGGCCCGCCAGACCGGATTGACCAAGAGCTACCTGTCCAAGATCGAGCGTCGTTGCAGCACACCGTCAATCGCTGTGGCCCTCAAGGTGGCCAAGGCCCTCGACGTCGACGTCGGGCGGCTGTTCTCCGAGGAGGCGGCGCAGGAGAATATCACCGTCGAGCGCGCCACCGGCGATGCCGAGGGTGAGCGCTACCGGGCGCTCGCCTCGTCGCTGCTGGGAAAGTCGATGTCGCCGTTCGTGGTTCGCCCGACGGAGCAGCTAGCCGACGACCCCCATCCCGAACACGGCGGCCAGGAATTCATGTTCGTGCACGCCGGAACGGTTGAACTCGATTACGGGGACCAGACGTTCACGCTCGAGCCGGGCGACAGCGCCTATTTCGACGCCTCAATCAGCCACAAGATCCGGGCGGTCGGCGCCGAACGCGCCGAGGTCGTCGTCGTCGCGCATGCCGAGCCCGGCGCCCGCGGCACCCGCGACATCTTCGTGTCCTAG
- a CDS encoding nitroreductase family deazaflavin-dependent oxidoreductase has product MTQQSPDPAFLNDFNEKIIAEFRANDGKVGGQFANADLLLLHTTGAKSGRPRVSPLAYFRIDGKLIIIGSFAGAPVSPAWVHNLRADPRARVEIGTDTFDVTAHELPADQRAALFDKVTAAAPGFAEYQAKTTRVIPLFELNRT; this is encoded by the coding sequence ATGACTCAGCAGAGCCCCGACCCCGCATTCCTCAACGACTTCAACGAAAAGATCATCGCGGAGTTCCGCGCGAACGACGGCAAGGTCGGCGGCCAGTTCGCCAACGCCGACCTGCTGTTGCTGCACACCACCGGCGCAAAATCCGGCCGGCCCCGGGTATCGCCGCTGGCCTACTTCCGCATCGACGGCAAGCTCATCATCATCGGGTCCTTTGCCGGCGCCCCGGTCAGTCCGGCCTGGGTGCACAACCTCCGGGCCGACCCGCGGGCGCGCGTGGAGATCGGCACCGACACCTTCGACGTCACCGCCCACGAGCTGCCCGCCGACCAGCGCGCCGCGCTCTTCGACAAAGTCACCGCCGCCGCGCCCGGCTTCGCCGAGTACCAGGCCAAGACCACCCGGGTGATTCCGCTCTTCGAGTTGAACCGGACGTAG
- a CDS encoding dihydrodipicolinate synthase family protein, with protein MAQTPTPKIDGIIAYPVTPFSEKGIDTERLAALVERLVSADVHAIAPLGSTGELAYLEEPEVDAVVDTTIATVAGRVPVIVGVSDVTTAKTIRRATYAQQAGADAVMILPVSYWKLTEREIFQHYRSISDAISIPIMAYNNPATSGVDMPPELLVRMFEGIDNVRMVKESTGDLTRMQRIAELSGNRLPFYNGSNPLVLDALKSGASGWCTAAPNLRPQPCIDLYEAVRAQDLDTAQKLYDDLKPLLTFIVAGGLATTVKAGLELLDFPVGDPRAPLLPLDEQGRAELRGLLS; from the coding sequence GTGGCGCAAACGCCCACGCCCAAGATCGACGGCATCATCGCCTACCCGGTGACCCCGTTCTCCGAAAAGGGGATCGACACCGAACGGCTGGCCGCACTGGTCGAGCGGCTGGTGTCCGCCGATGTGCACGCGATCGCGCCGCTGGGCAGCACCGGCGAACTGGCGTACCTCGAGGAACCCGAGGTCGACGCCGTCGTCGACACCACCATCGCCACCGTCGCCGGCCGCGTCCCGGTGATCGTCGGGGTGTCGGATGTGACCACCGCCAAGACAATTCGGCGCGCGACGTACGCCCAGCAAGCCGGGGCCGACGCGGTGATGATCCTGCCGGTGTCCTACTGGAAGCTCACCGAGCGCGAGATCTTCCAGCATTACCGCAGCATCAGTGACGCCATCTCCATCCCGATCATGGCCTACAACAACCCGGCCACCAGCGGCGTCGACATGCCTCCCGAGCTGCTGGTGCGCATGTTCGAAGGCATCGACAACGTGCGCATGGTCAAGGAATCCACCGGTGACCTGACCCGCATGCAGCGCATCGCCGAACTGTCCGGCAACCGGTTGCCCTTCTACAACGGCAGCAACCCGCTGGTGCTCGACGCGCTGAAGAGCGGAGCGTCCGGATGGTGCACGGCCGCACCGAATCTGCGGCCACAACCCTGCATCGACCTGTATGAGGCGGTTCGTGCGCAAGACCTCGACACCGCGCAGAAGCTCTACGACGACCTCAAGCCGCTGCTCACCTTCATCGTCGCGGGCGGACTGGCCACCACCGTGAAAGCCGGCCTGGAGCTGCTCGATTTCCCGGTAGGCGACCCCCGCGCGCCGCTGCTGCCGCTCGACGAGCAGGGCCGCGCCGAGTTGCGGGGCTTGCTCTCCTAG
- a CDS encoding oxidoreductase encodes MATDAATNIALVGPGAVGTTAAALLYRAGHSVMVCGRTPRDAIELRPDGADPIVVPGPVRTDPAEVTRPVDVVLLTVKATQNDAVAGWLARLCDVHTIVVVLQNGVEQVEQVQPHCPLSPVIPGIVWYSAQAQPEGWVRLRTEAALVLPSGPSGQAVAELLRGAGCRVDCDPDIITAAWHKLLTNALAGFMALARRRSGMFRRDDVAALSRRYVAECLAVARAEGARLADGVVDELVDMFRNVAEDMGTSILTDAEHRRAMEWDIRNGVIIRKGRAHGLATPISDVIVPLLAAASDGPG; translated from the coding sequence ATCGCCACAGACGCTGCTACCAACATCGCCCTGGTCGGTCCCGGAGCCGTCGGCACGACGGCCGCCGCGCTGCTGTACCGGGCCGGTCACTCGGTGATGGTGTGCGGTCGCACCCCGCGCGACGCCATCGAACTGCGGCCCGACGGGGCCGACCCGATCGTCGTCCCCGGGCCGGTGCGCACCGATCCCGCCGAGGTGACCCGCCCGGTGGACGTGGTCCTGCTGACCGTCAAGGCCACCCAGAACGACGCGGTCGCCGGCTGGCTGGCCCGGCTGTGCGACGTCCACACCATCGTTGTGGTGCTGCAAAACGGTGTCGAGCAGGTCGAGCAGGTGCAGCCGCACTGCCCGCTGTCCCCCGTCATCCCCGGCATCGTGTGGTACTCGGCCCAGGCCCAGCCCGAGGGCTGGGTGCGATTGCGCACCGAGGCGGCCCTGGTCCTGCCCAGCGGGCCGTCCGGACAGGCCGTCGCCGAGCTGCTGCGCGGCGCCGGCTGCCGGGTCGACTGCGACCCCGACATCATCACCGCGGCCTGGCACAAGCTGCTCACCAACGCGCTGGCGGGGTTCATGGCGCTGGCGCGGAGGCGGTCCGGGATGTTCCGCCGCGACGACGTCGCCGCGCTGTCGCGGCGCTATGTCGCCGAGTGCCTGGCCGTCGCGCGAGCCGAGGGCGCCCGCCTGGCCGACGGCGTGGTCGATGAGTTGGTCGACATGTTCCGCAACGTCGCCGAGGACATGGGCACGTCGATCCTGACCGACGCGGAACACCGGCGCGCGATGGAATGGGACATCCGCAACGGCGTGATCATTCGCAAGGGCAGGGCCCACGGCCTGGCCACGCCGATCAGCGACGTCATAGTCCCCTTACTGGCCGCGGCCAGCGACGGCCCCGGCTAA